In Bacteroidota bacterium, the genomic window CGGACGAAAGAATATCCTCCCGAGAATGTCGAAGAGTTCAATCAGCATAAGAAAGAGAGCGAAGGGGGCGCCGCATTGGTCAAAGGAATTCTCATCAGCCTGAAAGAGATGCCGAAGACGATGATCCAACTCGCGGTCGTCCAGTTCTTCTCCTGGTTCGCCCTTTTCGCGATGTGGATTTATACGACGTCCGCGGTGACAAGCCACATTTATGGAACCTCGGATCCTACGACCCCCCTTTTTAACGAAGGTGCCGATTGGGTCGGAGTGCTTTTCGCGGCATACAATGGCTTTGCCGCGGCCGCATCATTTCTGTTGCCGGTGATCGCAAAAAGGACCAGCAGAAAAACAGTCCACATGATCAGTCTTTTCTGCGGAGGATTGGGCCTCATTTCTTTTTTGGTCATCCACAATCCGATGATGCTGTTGCTTTCAATGGTCGGTGTCGGATTGGCGTGGGCGAGTATTCTCTCAATGCCGTATGCAATTCTTGCCGGATCTCTCCCTCCGGAACGGACAGGAGTCTATATGGGGATCTTTAATTTCTTCATCGTGATACCGCAGATCCTGGCGGCGGGGATCCTCGGCTTCTTTATGCGGACATTTCTCGGCGGCGAGGCGGTCTACGCCTTGGTTCTCGGCGGAGCCTCGATGATCGTCGGCGGTGCGTTGGTCCTTCTGGTCAAGGATGTTGATGCGTAATCTATCCATTGGAAAAGAATCTATTTTTCTCTATATTCGTCCTCGGAATGAGAAAGGTTCCCAATGAAATGTTCTGCCTTGTTTTTGCTGCCTCTCCTTATATGCCTGACAGTTTCCCCAACGGTGACCGAAGCCCAACCGGGGTTTCGCATCGGCGTTGATCTGGCAAGGTTCAGAGGAGACACCGCCAGAGTTTACCTCGAAGTCTACTATACTTTCGACGTCTCTAAATTGAAATTTGCGAAGACCGACAGCATCCTGAAAGCGGAAGCCCTCATGGATATCTATTTCAAACGCTCGTCGAACGATTCCATCGTGGCCCGCCAAACGTGGAGGATCCCTTTTACAACAAATGATTCGACATTGCTGGCAACCTCCCGGAGTTACTCCGACGTTCTCGGCTTTCTTCTGGCGCCGGACGTGTATCGCATGTACGTTGTCGGAGGGGGAAATAACAGTTGGGCAAAAAGAGACAGCTTTTCTGTTCCCATTGACCTCCGGCCGATTGAGTCCGCACACATTTCGCTCAGCGATATTGAGTTGTGTACCTCGATCGTCTCCGTCGGCAAGGATTCCGTCGGAAGGTTTATCAAAAACACGTATGAAGTGAAGCCGAACCCGTCGAAGATCTATGGGGGGGATCAATCTGCTGTGTATTATTATATCGAGACCTACAATCTCCTGAAGAATTCGTCGCCATACTACTATACAAGATTGACTGTCACGAATTCGATCGGGAAAGAGGTGATCACCCGTTCGCGGATCAAAAATCGGGTCAACGAATCGAACGTAGAGGTCGGCGCTTTCCAGGTGAATGCGTTAAGAACCGGCGCTTACACCGTGAACTTCACCGTGATCGACTCCGTCGATAATTCAAACTACACCTCCTCAAAAAAGATCTTCGTTTATAATCCTCAGCTCCCCATGGATTCGCTGACCGCCGGAACCGAAGGGTCGGTCCTCGCAAGCGAATATGCGACAATGACAGAATCCGAGCTTGACCTCGAGTTTAGCCAACTGAAATATATCATGAGCCGCGCGGAACAGGCCGAATACAAGAACGTCAAAGGCATCGACGCGAAGAGGAAGGTCCTGTATGAGTTCTGGAGGAAGCGGGCAGACGATTTGACGAACCCGAATCCTCTCACGAAAACAGAATATTTCAAACGGGTTGACTACGCCAATGAGCATTTTCGCGCCGGTTTCAAAGACGGATGGAAGACCGATCGCGGCCGGGTCTTCATCGTTTACGGTCCCCCGGACGAGATCGAACGGCACGCCAACGAGGTCAACACAAAACCGTATGAGATCTGGACGTACCATTCGATCCAGGGGGGAGTTGAATTCATCTTCGGCGATCGGTCGGGCTTTTCCGACTACGACCTGCTGCATTCGACTCACCGGGATGAGCTCCAAAATGCCAATTGGATGAACCAGCTCCAGGTACAGTAATCCGGATCGGAAACCTTGGATTGCAAAATAAAGAGCGGGGCGGGTAAGGAGTGTCGGGGTATCAATGGAAATGATCGGAATAAACCTTCATGCCTGCGGGACCTGATGAACGTCCGGGAAGATATTTTCTCGCAATACCCTGCCGGGTATTGATTCGGAGATAAGAGTTTTGTACATTTGAACAAGTAGTGGATCCTTTAATTCTATCCTGAGAGGTAGGAAAGGAAATGTCGAAAGTCAGCGATCAGAATTTCTCAGTATTTCAAGAAGCCTCCGTTCATCCGTGGACGGAGGCTTCTTTTTGTACCCCACCCGGTCAAAGCGCATATGAATGAAGAAAAGACAATTCTCGACGCCCAAAATTTCACCCGCACAGTCAATCGCCTTTCTCATGAGATCGTTGAGCGGAACCGAGGCGCCGCGTCGCTCGGCATCGTCGGCATCAGGACAAGAGGGGAATATCTTGCCCGGCGTATTGCGGCCGCCGTTCTCGAAATGGAAAAGGTGGCGCCGCCGATCGGCACGCTCGACATCACCCTGTACCGCGACGATCTCAGGGGAAGATTATCCCAGCCCCGGCTGAATACGACCGACATCCTGTATGACATTACGGGGAAAGACATCGTTCTCGTCGACGACGTGCTCTTCACCGGCCGGACGGTTCGCGCTGCGCTCAACGCGCTGATGGACATCGGCAGGCCTGCTTCGATCCAGCTCGCCGTGCTCGTGGACCGCGGCCATCGGGAACTCCCGATCAAAGCCGATTTCGTCGGAAAGAATGTGCCGACTTCGGCGGATGAAGAAATTCAGGTCCGGATGGCCGAAGCAGACGGGGAAGACGCTGTGTATCTGGGCCCGGTCAAACTTTAAAGCAAGGAAGGAAGATCCATGGGATTATCATCACGGCATTTGCTCGGCCTCGACGGAGCGCCGAAAGCCGACATTGAACTGATCCTCAACACCGCCGTCTCGTTCAAAGAAATATTGAATCGCCCCATCAAGAAAGTGCCGACGCTGCAGGGGAAGACGATCGTCAACTTGTTTTTTGAAAATTCGACCCGGACGAGGATATCGTTCGAATTGGCCGAACGGAGGTTGTCCGCTGACGTCGTAAATTTTTCAGCGTCGGGATCGAGTGTCAGCAAGGGGGAGACGCTCAAGGATACCGCGCGCAACATTGAGGCGATGAAAATTGATATGGTGGTCATACGCCACAGTTCGGCGGGCACCCCTCACTTTTTGACCCGTGTCGTGCAATCGGCAGTGCTTAACGCCGGGGACGGCTGTCATGAGCATCCGACACAAGCGCTTCTGGATATGTACACGCTGAAAGAGAAATTCGGAGCGCTCGAAGGGCTGCGGGTGTGCATCGTCGGAGATATCACTCACAGCAGGGTCGCCAGGTCGAATATTTACGGGTTAAGGACGATGGGAGCAAAAGTATCTGTCTGCGGCCCGGCAACGCTCATCCCTAAAGAGATCGAAAGGCTGGGTGTCGAAGTGTACCATCGTATCGACGACGTTCTTCCCAGGGTCGATGCACTGAACGTCCTGCGGATCCAAATGGAACGGCAATCCGGGGGACTGTTCCCCTCCCTTCGGGAGTACCATCGGTTCTTCGGCGTCACAAAAGAGCGCCTCGATAAGATCGACCATCCGATCACCATCATGCATCCCGGGCCGATCAACCGGGACGTAGAACTTTCGGCCGATGTCGCTGACGGACCCCACTCCGTGATCCTTGAGCAGGTCCTGAACGGCGTTGCCGTTAGAATGTCGGTCCTGTACCTCCTGGGGACCGTGAACTAAACGATTTCATCACACCAGAATCAGAGATCTTCATGGCAAAGAAATTTCTTTTGAAAGGCGGACGATACATCAATCCGGCAACAGAATCCGATGCATCGCTGGATTTCTTCATCGTCGACGGAATCATCGAGTCGATGAAAGCATCAATCGCCCCGCAGGCCGGAACCGAAGTGGTCGACCTGGGCGGAAAGATCGTCGCTCCCGGTTTTGTGGACATGCATGTTCATCTGCGCGAACCCGGTTTCGAGCATAAGGAAACAATAGAGACGGGAACACTCTCGGCCGCTCACGGCGGGTTTACGGCTGTCTGCTGTATGCCGAACACGAACCCTGCTATCGACGATGAATCGATCGTTCATTTTATCATTTCACGGGGGAAACTTGTTCATAACGGGATCGTCGACGTGTATCCGGTCGGCGCAGTGACGAAGGGGAGGGCAGGAAAAGACCTGTCGCCAATTGCCGAACTTGTCCAGGCCGGCGCGGTCGGACTCAGCGATGACGGCGCGCCGGTGTTCGATGCGGAAATCATGCGCCGTGCACTCGAGTATGCGGGGATGTTTGATGTTCCTGTCATCCAGCATTGCGAAGAGCCATCGCTTGTCCACGGCGGCGTGATGAATGAAGGGTTCGTCGCAACGGAACTTGGTCTGCCGGGCATCCCTCCCATCGCAGAAGAAATCATGATCGCGCGGGACATCCGCCTCACGGAATACACCGGCTCCCGTTACCATGTTGCTCATATGAGCACTGCCGGCTCCGTGAAATTGGTCCGCGAAGCAAAACAAAAAGGAGCCGCCGTCACATGCGAAGTGACGCCGCATCACTTTACTCTTACAGACGACGTGGTCCGCTCCTTCGACACGAATACCAAAATGAACCCGCCCCTCCGGACCAAAGGTGACGTTGAAGCGATAAAAGAGGGCCTTCGTGATGGCACTGTCGATGTGATCGCCACCGACCACGCACCGCATTCGCTCGATGAGAAGGACGTCGATTATCTGCAGGCACCGTTTGGAATAGTCGGGCTGGAAACAGCGATCGGCCTTGCGATGACCGAGCTTGTTGAGCCGAAGGTGATCTCTCTTTCTCAAATGATTGAAAAGTTCTCGACCAATCCCAGGAAGATCATCAAGCGGCCGATTGAAATTCGGGAGGGGAATCCAGCGAATTTCACGTTCATCGACCCGAAAGTGCAATGGAAAGTCGATGTCAGCGGCCTTCGATCTAAGTCCAAAAATTCCCCCTTTAACGGCCGACCTTTGAAAGGGCGTGCCGTGGGAATTTTCAATCACGGGGAACTGCAGAAGGTGTAGTCAGGCTTCAGCGATCGCAGGGAATTTGATTTTCATCCCATTTTTGACGATACTAACGGCACATGGAGATTATTCGCTCCGAAGCCTTTTCCCGTCACCGACAAATAGTTTTTGGCATGAGCACGCGCCTGGGAGGATGCAGCCCGGGCGGATTGGGGATGAATTTAAGCTTCAACGTCGGAGACGACAAGATCAATGTCATTGAAAATCGAAGGCGTTTTTTCGGCGCTCTTCATATCGGTCTCGACGAACTGGCATTTCCGATGCAATGCCATTCCAACACTGTCCGCGCGGTCAAGACATGGGGCGGCTATGAAGATTGCGACGGACTGGCGACGAGTGAGTATGGCGTATTCATCGTTCTGAGCGTCGCGGATTGTGTTCCGATTTTCCTTTTTGATCCATTGACAAAGACCGTCGCCGGTGTTCATGCAGGATGGCGAGGTACGAGTTCGCGCATCGCCGTGAATGCCGTTGGCCTTCTGAAAGCCGAGTTTGGAGTAGAGCCGAAGAACATCCTTGCTTTTGTCGGACCGGCGGCAGGAAAATGCTGTTATCAGGTTGGAGATGAGGTCGCAGAGAAGTTTGACGGCCGGTTTCTGACGAAGGACGATTCGGGAAGGTGGAAGGTCGATTTGAAAGCCGCCAACCAGCATCAGTTGGTATCCGAAGGGATTCTACCCGGAAACATCGAAGTACATGCAGGTTGCACAATCCATGAAGCAGAGATCTTTCATTCATTCCGGCGCGACGGAAAGGCTTCGGGGCGAATGGCGGGCGTGTTGGGAATCGTTCGATAATATCGGGAAAAAACTATGTGCGGAATAATTGGCTACGTCGGCGGAGCGAACCCACTGCCGATCATCCTGGATAGTCTGAAGCGGCTCGAATACCGCGGCTACGACTCTGCCGGAGCGGCTCTCCTTGCGGACAACGCTCTGCACATCTACAAAAAGGTCGGCAAAGTCGCCGATCTGGAAAAATCAATCCGGCCGTTGCCGCTGAAAACGACCGCCGGTATCGGCCACACTCGGTGGGCGACGCACGGGGTGCCGAGTGATGTCAACGCCCATCCTCATACGGATTGCACAAAAGAGATCGCCCTCATCCACAACGGCATCATCGAAAATTATCTTGCCATCCGCAAAAAGCTGGAGAGCACGGGGCACGTCTTCTCATCGGCGACCGACACGGAAGTTCTCGTCCATTTGGTCGAAGAGATGAAAAAATACAGCGGCGATCTGCCGACCGCGGTCCGTCTTGCCCTTCGCCAGGTTGAAGGGACATATGGTATCGCGGTCGTATCAGCCATGGAGCCGGGGAAGATTGTCGCTGCGAGAAAGGGAAGCCCGCTCCTTCTCGGCATCGGATCAAGCGAGCACTACGTCGCTTCCGATGCTGCCGCCATTGTGCAGTATACCCGCAACGTCGTTTACCTTGAGGATGGGGAGATTGCCGTAGTCACCAAAGACTCCTTCGAGACGCGGACGATCGATAACGTCGACATCGAGAAAGAGGTCCACCAGGTCACGATCGACATCGAAGAGATCGAAAAGGGGGGGTATGAGCATTTCATGCTCAAAGAGATTATGGAACAGCCGGAAACGCTCCGCAATGCCATGCGCGGACGAGTGTTGCTGGACGAAGGGAACGCAAAGCTCAGCGGATTGAGCGAGGTGATGCCCGTCCTGGAAAATGCGCAGCGGATCATCATCACTGCCTGCGGTACTTCGTGGCATGCCGGACTGGTCGGGGAGTATATGCTTGAGCAATACGGCAAAATACCCGTCGAAGTCGAATACGCATCGGAGTTCCGTTACCGCAACGCAATTATTAAAAAGGGGGACGTCGTCTTTCTTATCAGCCAAAGCGGCGAAACCGCCGACACGCTCGCTGCGCTCCGCGAAGCGAAGCAAAAAGGGGCATCGGTCTTTGGGATCTGCAATGTTGTCGGAAGCACAATCGCACGCGAAAGCCAGGGGGGCGTCTATATCCATGCCGGGCCTGAGATCGGCGTGGCTTCCACCAAGGCGTTCACGTCGCAGCTCGTCGTCCTATCGCTCATCACCCTGATGGTGGCCCGTCAGCGCGGACTTTCGGAGGCCGACGGAAGGAAGATCGGTCAGGCGCTGCTTGATCTTCCAGGCAAGGTCGAGTCGATCCTTCGCGATACGAGCGCAATCGAACAGATCGCCGAAGAGCTGAAGGAGAATGTGAACGTCCTCTATTTGGGGAGAGGCTACAACTTTCCCGCTGCCCTCGAAGGGGCGCTTAAACTTAAAGAGATTTCGTACATCCATGCAGAAGGGTATCCGGCTGCTGAGATGAAGCATGGGCCTATCGCCTTGATCGATGAAAATATGCCGGTCATTGTGATTGCCTCGAAAGACAGCACGTACGAAAAGATCATTTCGAATATCCAGGAAGTGAAAGCACGGAGCGGACGAGTGATCG contains:
- a CDS encoding GWxTD domain-containing protein translates to MKCSALFLLPLLICLTVSPTVTEAQPGFRIGVDLARFRGDTARVYLEVYYTFDVSKLKFAKTDSILKAEALMDIYFKRSSNDSIVARQTWRIPFTTNDSTLLATSRSYSDVLGFLLAPDVYRMYVVGGGNNSWAKRDSFSVPIDLRPIESAHISLSDIELCTSIVSVGKDSVGRFIKNTYEVKPNPSKIYGGDQSAVYYYIETYNLLKNSSPYYYTRLTVTNSIGKEVITRSRIKNRVNESNVEVGAFQVNALRTGAYTVNFTVIDSVDNSNYTSSKKIFVYNPQLPMDSLTAGTEGSVLASEYATMTESELDLEFSQLKYIMSRAEQAEYKNVKGIDAKRKVLYEFWRKRADDLTNPNPLTKTEYFKRVDYANEHFRAGFKDGWKTDRGRVFIVYGPPDEIERHANEVNTKPYEIWTYHSIQGGVEFIFGDRSGFSDYDLLHSTHRDELQNANWMNQLQVQ
- the pgeF gene encoding peptidoglycan editing factor PgeF, with product MSTRLGGCSPGGLGMNLSFNVGDDKINVIENRRRFFGALHIGLDELAFPMQCHSNTVRAVKTWGGYEDCDGLATSEYGVFIVLSVADCVPIFLFDPLTKTVAGVHAGWRGTSSRIAVNAVGLLKAEFGVEPKNILAFVGPAAGKCCYQVGDEVAEKFDGRFLTKDDSGRWKVDLKAANQHQLVSEGILPGNIEVHAGCTIHEAEIFHSFRRDGKASGRMAGVLGIVR
- a CDS encoding aspartate carbamoyltransferase catalytic subunit, with the protein product MGLSSRHLLGLDGAPKADIELILNTAVSFKEILNRPIKKVPTLQGKTIVNLFFENSTRTRISFELAERRLSADVVNFSASGSSVSKGETLKDTARNIEAMKIDMVVIRHSSAGTPHFLTRVVQSAVLNAGDGCHEHPTQALLDMYTLKEKFGALEGLRVCIVGDITHSRVARSNIYGLRTMGAKVSVCGPATLIPKEIERLGVEVYHRIDDVLPRVDALNVLRIQMERQSGGLFPSLREYHRFFGVTKERLDKIDHPITIMHPGPINRDVELSADVADGPHSVILEQVLNGVAVRMSVLYLLGTVN
- the pyrR gene encoding bifunctional pyr operon transcriptional regulator/uracil phosphoribosyltransferase PyrR; its protein translation is MNEEKTILDAQNFTRTVNRLSHEIVERNRGAASLGIVGIRTRGEYLARRIAAAVLEMEKVAPPIGTLDITLYRDDLRGRLSQPRLNTTDILYDITGKDIVLVDDVLFTGRTVRAALNALMDIGRPASIQLAVLVDRGHRELPIKADFVGKNVPTSADEEIQVRMAEADGEDAVYLGPVKL
- a CDS encoding dihydroorotase, which encodes MAKKFLLKGGRYINPATESDASLDFFIVDGIIESMKASIAPQAGTEVVDLGGKIVAPGFVDMHVHLREPGFEHKETIETGTLSAAHGGFTAVCCMPNTNPAIDDESIVHFIISRGKLVHNGIVDVYPVGAVTKGRAGKDLSPIAELVQAGAVGLSDDGAPVFDAEIMRRALEYAGMFDVPVIQHCEEPSLVHGGVMNEGFVATELGLPGIPPIAEEIMIARDIRLTEYTGSRYHVAHMSTAGSVKLVREAKQKGAAVTCEVTPHHFTLTDDVVRSFDTNTKMNPPLRTKGDVEAIKEGLRDGTVDVIATDHAPHSLDEKDVDYLQAPFGIVGLETAIGLAMTELVEPKVISLSQMIEKFSTNPRKIIKRPIEIREGNPANFTFIDPKVQWKVDVSGLRSKSKNSPFNGRPLKGRAVGIFNHGELQKV
- the glmS gene encoding glutamine--fructose-6-phosphate transaminase (isomerizing), with amino-acid sequence MCGIIGYVGGANPLPIILDSLKRLEYRGYDSAGAALLADNALHIYKKVGKVADLEKSIRPLPLKTTAGIGHTRWATHGVPSDVNAHPHTDCTKEIALIHNGIIENYLAIRKKLESTGHVFSSATDTEVLVHLVEEMKKYSGDLPTAVRLALRQVEGTYGIAVVSAMEPGKIVAARKGSPLLLGIGSSEHYVASDAAAIVQYTRNVVYLEDGEIAVVTKDSFETRTIDNVDIEKEVHQVTIDIEEIEKGGYEHFMLKEIMEQPETLRNAMRGRVLLDEGNAKLSGLSEVMPVLENAQRIIITACGTSWHAGLVGEYMLEQYGKIPVEVEYASEFRYRNAIIKKGDVVFLISQSGETADTLAALREAKQKGASVFGICNVVGSTIARESQGGVYIHAGPEIGVASTKAFTSQLVVLSLITLMVARQRGLSEADGRKIGQALLDLPGKVESILRDTSAIEQIAEELKENVNVLYLGRGYNFPAALEGALKLKEISYIHAEGYPAAEMKHGPIALIDENMPVIVIASKDSTYEKIISNIQEVKARSGRVIAVVNEGDTTIESLADHVIRVPHTADLLSPIVNIIPLQLLAYYIAVKRGCNIDQPRNLAKSVTVE
- a CDS encoding MFS transporter; this encodes MSFGFLGIQFGFALQNANVSRIFETLGANLSDIPILWIAAPTTGLLVQPVIGYMSDRTWNRLGRRRPYFLTGALLATAALVVMPNSPALWIAAGMLWVLDASINISMEPFRALVADLLPSEQRTTGFALQSFFIGTGAVVASALPYIFANWIGVSNTAPKGEIPRSVLLSFYAGAVAFITAVSWTVFRTKEYPPENVEEFNQHKKESEGGAALVKGILISLKEMPKTMIQLAVVQFFSWFALFAMWIYTTSAVTSHIYGTSDPTTPLFNEGADWVGVLFAAYNGFAAAASFLLPVIAKRTSRKTVHMISLFCGGLGLISFLVIHNPMMLLLSMVGVGLAWASILSMPYAILAGSLPPERTGVYMGIFNFFIVIPQILAAGILGFFMRTFLGGEAVYALVLGGASMIVGGALVLLVKDVDA